One Amycolatopsis thermophila DNA segment encodes these proteins:
- a CDS encoding IclR family transcriptional regulator, with protein sequence MGQHSSSDQQSGIGVLDKAVAVLQAVAEDPCGLAELCSRTGLPRATAHRLAVGLEVHRLLRRGPDGRWRPGSALAELAGGTADPLLDAASSILPKLRDITGESVQLYRRDGVQRVCVATAEPMSGLRDTVPIGTRLSMTAGSGAKVLAAWSDPHTQRTILADAVFGERTLLEVRRRGWAQSVAEREPGVASVSAPVRDSGGNVIAAVSVSGPVERIGRKPGARWAADLLAAAEALQERL encoded by the coding sequence GTGGGACAGCATAGCTCTTCTGACCAGCAGAGCGGTATCGGCGTTCTGGACAAAGCCGTGGCCGTGCTGCAGGCCGTCGCCGAGGATCCGTGCGGGCTCGCCGAACTGTGCAGCCGGACCGGACTGCCGCGCGCGACCGCGCACCGGCTCGCCGTCGGGCTGGAGGTGCACCGCCTGCTGCGGCGCGGGCCGGACGGGCGGTGGCGCCCGGGTTCGGCCCTGGCCGAACTCGCCGGCGGGACCGCGGACCCGTTGCTGGACGCGGCGAGTTCGATCCTGCCGAAGCTCCGCGACATCACCGGGGAGAGCGTGCAGTTGTACCGGCGCGACGGCGTGCAGCGCGTGTGCGTGGCGACCGCCGAGCCGATGAGCGGTCTGCGCGACACGGTTCCGATCGGCACGCGGCTGTCCATGACGGCCGGTTCGGGCGCGAAGGTTCTCGCCGCGTGGTCGGATCCGCACACGCAGCGCACGATCCTGGCGGACGCGGTGTTCGGGGAACGGACGCTGCTGGAGGTGCGGCGGCGCGGCTGGGCGCAGAGCGTGGCCGAGCGCGAGCCCGGTGTGGCGAGCGTTTCCGCGCCGGTGCGGGATTCCGGCGGCAACGTCATCGCCGCGGTCTCGGTTTCCGGTCCGGTCGAACGGATCGGGCGCAAGCCCGGCGCGCGATGGGCGGCGGATCTGCTCGCGGCGGCGGAGGCGTTGCAGGAACGGTTGTAG
- the gltX gene encoding glutamate--tRNA ligase, with product MTETVRARFCPSPTGTPHVGLIRTALFNWAFARHHGGSLVFRIEDTDAARDSEESYQQLLEALRWLGLDWDEGPDIGGEYGPYRQSERRDIYADVARRLLEAGELYEAFSTNEEVAERRKAAGQDPQLGYDNFDRDLTPQQREAYRAEGRVPVLRLRMPDEDLAWNDLVRGEIRFPAGSIPDPVLVRANGDPLYTLTNPVDDALMRITHVLRGEDLLPSTPRQIALYRALERIGVAGFTPQFGHLPYVMGEGNRKLSKRDPQSNLFNYRDRGFIREGLLNYLALLGWSIADDRDTFTVDELVRAFEISKVSANPARFDVKKAEAINGVHVRALDAEDFVQRVVPYLQTAGVLPAEPSEDQLARWRTIAPLVQERVTVLADAAPLVRFLFVPEEEFAPEEDAAAKNLKPDAEPVLRASIEALEALPSWETAAIEQALKDALVEGLGLKPRKAFAPVRVAITGRTVSPPLYESMELLGREVSLGRLRNALPGNPQ from the coding sequence ATGACTGAGACAGTCCGCGCCCGCTTCTGCCCGTCGCCGACCGGAACCCCGCACGTGGGGCTCATCCGCACGGCGCTGTTCAACTGGGCCTTCGCCCGGCACCACGGCGGCAGCCTGGTGTTCCGCATCGAGGACACCGACGCCGCCCGCGACAGCGAGGAGTCGTACCAGCAGCTGCTGGAGGCGTTGCGCTGGCTCGGTCTGGACTGGGACGAGGGCCCCGACATCGGCGGCGAGTACGGCCCGTACCGGCAGAGCGAGCGCCGCGACATCTACGCCGACGTCGCGCGCCGCCTGCTCGAGGCCGGCGAGCTGTACGAGGCGTTCTCGACCAACGAGGAGGTCGCGGAACGTCGCAAGGCGGCGGGCCAGGACCCCCAACTCGGTTACGACAACTTCGACCGCGACCTCACCCCGCAGCAGCGCGAGGCCTACCGCGCCGAGGGGCGGGTCCCGGTGCTGCGGCTGCGCATGCCGGACGAGGACCTGGCGTGGAACGACCTGGTGCGCGGCGAGATCAGGTTCCCCGCCGGCTCGATCCCGGACCCGGTCCTGGTGCGCGCCAACGGCGATCCGCTGTACACGCTGACCAACCCGGTCGACGACGCGCTGATGCGGATCACCCACGTCCTGCGCGGGGAGGACCTGCTCCCGTCGACGCCGCGGCAGATCGCGCTGTACCGGGCCCTCGAACGCATCGGCGTGGCCGGGTTCACCCCGCAGTTCGGCCACCTGCCGTACGTGATGGGCGAGGGCAACCGGAAACTGTCCAAACGCGACCCCCAGTCGAACCTGTTCAACTACCGTGACCGCGGTTTCATCCGCGAGGGCCTGCTGAACTACCTGGCGCTGCTGGGCTGGTCGATCGCCGACGACCGCGACACGTTCACGGTCGACGAGCTGGTGCGGGCCTTCGAGATCTCGAAGGTGAGCGCCAACCCGGCGCGGTTCGACGTCAAGAAGGCCGAGGCGATCAACGGCGTGCACGTCCGCGCGCTCGACGCCGAGGACTTCGTGCAGCGCGTGGTGCCCTACCTGCAGACGGCGGGGGTCCTGCCCGCCGAGCCGTCGGAGGACCAGCTCGCGCGCTGGCGCACCATCGCACCGCTGGTGCAGGAGCGCGTCACCGTGCTGGCCGACGCCGCCCCGCTGGTGCGCTTCCTGTTCGTGCCCGAGGAGGAGTTCGCGCCCGAGGAGGACGCCGCGGCCAAGAACCTCAAGCCGGACGCCGAGCCCGTGCTGCGCGCGTCGATCGAGGCGCTCGAAGCGCTGCCGTCGTGGGAGACCGCGGCGATCGAGCAGGCGCTCAAGGACGCGCTGGTCGAGGGCCTGGGGCTCAAGCCGCGCAAGGCTTTCGCCCCGGTTCGCGTCGCGATCACCGGTCGCACCGTGTCGCCGCCGTTGTACGAATCGATGGAGCTGCTGGGGCGCGAGGTTTCACTCGGACGTCTGCGTAACGCCCTGCCCGGCAACCCTCAGTAG
- a CDS encoding NUDIX hydrolase, with amino-acid sequence MSSVRVRAAGAVLWRSGPDGVEVAVAHRPRYDDWSLPKGKLDDGETVPAAAVRELREETGFRAVLGRHLMTVRYSVAAGPKSVDYFSAAAVSGSFAPNEEVDELRWLPPAAAASVLSYDSDRSVLAEFTALPAGLSTLLLVRHAKAGKRDEWRGDDDLRPLSPSGIRQAGALRALLPLFGPDRVLAAPRLRCEQTVRGLADDLGVPVEHEDLMAEEFYWDAPDAGLARLVGFVSAGGTPVVCSQGGVIPDLVSRLAARDEVRLPVDEGEKVPSKKGSVWVLTFRAAPGNGGPVLVAADYLPTALPTPVTSAA; translated from the coding sequence GTGAGTTCTGTTCGTGTCCGCGCCGCGGGTGCGGTGCTGTGGCGCAGTGGTCCGGACGGCGTCGAGGTGGCGGTGGCCCACCGGCCCCGCTACGACGACTGGTCGCTGCCGAAGGGAAAGCTCGACGACGGGGAGACCGTGCCCGCGGCGGCCGTGCGGGAGCTGCGGGAGGAGACGGGTTTCCGGGCGGTGCTGGGACGGCACCTGATGACCGTCCGGTACTCGGTGGCGGCGGGGCCGAAGAGCGTCGACTACTTCAGCGCGGCGGCGGTGTCGGGTTCGTTCGCGCCGAACGAGGAGGTCGACGAGCTGCGGTGGCTGCCGCCGGCCGCGGCCGCGTCGGTGTTGTCCTACGACAGCGACCGGAGCGTGCTGGCGGAGTTCACCGCGCTGCCCGCCGGGTTGTCGACGTTGCTGCTGGTGCGGCACGCGAAGGCCGGCAAGCGGGACGAGTGGCGGGGCGACGACGACCTGCGGCCGCTGTCGCCGAGCGGGATCCGGCAGGCGGGCGCTCTGCGGGCGTTGCTGCCACTGTTCGGACCGGACAGGGTGCTCGCCGCGCCGCGGTTGCGGTGCGAGCAGACGGTGCGCGGGCTGGCGGACGATCTGGGAGTGCCGGTCGAGCACGAGGACCTGATGGCGGAGGAGTTCTACTGGGACGCCCCGGACGCCGGCCTGGCGCGGCTGGTGGGTTTCGTGTCCGCCGGGGGCACGCCCGTGGTCTGCAGCCAGGGCGGGGTGATCCCGGACCTGGTGAGCCGGCTCGCAGCGCGCGACGAGGTGAGGCTGCCGGTGGACGAAGGTGAGAAGGTGCCGAGCAAGAAGGGCTCGGTGTGGGTCCTGACGTTCCGGGCCGCCCCCGGGAACGGCGGCCCGGTGCTCGTGGCGGCCGACTACCTGCCCACCGCGCTCCCCACACCGGTGACGAGCGCCGCCTGA
- a CDS encoding Rv1733c family protein has product MTGPIGRFWRRLHIGRNPLARTSDRVEAALLLVVVLGLLIAIPLAMFTGSRTYGGQLAVSEQQQASRHLVTATLVEDAPTPVPATEGAFSTSGSAGVRAEWTYNGGEPKTGVVAADPGATAGSKVPVWLNEAGDPAPAPISSTDAATTGVLAGIFAWLVAALVLIAAYWVTRFVLDRRRAARWESEWATLGDRWARY; this is encoded by the coding sequence GTGACCGGACCAATCGGGCGTTTCTGGCGACGCCTGCACATCGGTCGCAACCCGTTGGCCAGAACGTCCGACCGGGTCGAGGCCGCACTGCTGTTGGTGGTGGTGCTGGGTCTCCTCATCGCGATTCCGCTCGCGATGTTCACAGGTTCCCGGACGTACGGGGGCCAGCTGGCGGTGTCCGAGCAGCAACAGGCTTCGCGGCACCTGGTGACCGCGACGCTGGTCGAAGACGCGCCGACGCCGGTGCCGGCGACCGAGGGCGCGTTCTCGACGAGCGGCTCGGCCGGGGTGCGTGCGGAGTGGACCTACAACGGTGGGGAGCCGAAGACGGGCGTCGTGGCGGCCGATCCGGGCGCGACCGCCGGTTCGAAGGTCCCGGTGTGGCTGAACGAGGCCGGCGATCCCGCGCCGGCGCCGATCAGCTCCACCGACGCGGCCACGACCGGTGTACTGGCGGGGATCTTCGCGTGGCTCGTGGCGGCTCTCGTGCTGATCGCCGCGTACTGGGTGACGCGCTTCGTGCTGGACCGCAGGCGTGCCGCGCGGTGGGAAAGCGAATGGGCCACGCTAGGCGACCGCTGGGCGCGTTACTGA
- a CDS encoding HAD family hydrolase — translation MCLDIDDTLIDFTSAGKRALALLIGRADMWPLWERITDWHVARVVAGEIDYGSMHQRRTQCFLAELGVVVEPEDVARFECRRKEVLRSSWRLFDDVLPCLEWLRAADVLIAAVTNASGAHQRAKLADLGLTRFFDHVAIAGEVGAAKPDPVMFHSVCAVLDCDPSEAAHVGDKLHTDAVGARDAGLEGVWLDRTGSEVSAPEGVHVIGGLDELPQLLVSEFARIGVPAQR, via the coding sequence GTGTGCCTGGACATCGACGACACGTTGATCGACTTCACCTCCGCGGGCAAGCGCGCGCTGGCGCTGCTCATCGGCCGCGCCGACATGTGGCCGCTGTGGGAGCGGATCACCGACTGGCACGTCGCGCGCGTGGTCGCCGGTGAGATCGACTACGGGTCCATGCACCAGCGCCGCACCCAGTGCTTCCTCGCCGAGCTGGGCGTCGTGGTGGAACCGGAGGACGTGGCCCGGTTCGAGTGCCGCCGCAAGGAGGTGCTGCGCAGTTCGTGGCGCCTGTTCGACGACGTCCTGCCGTGTCTGGAGTGGCTGCGCGCCGCGGACGTCCTCATCGCCGCTGTGACCAACGCCTCGGGCGCCCACCAGCGGGCCAAACTGGCCGATCTGGGCCTCACCCGCTTCTTCGACCACGTCGCCATCGCCGGCGAGGTCGGCGCCGCCAAACCCGATCCGGTGATGTTCCACTCCGTGTGCGCGGTGCTCGACTGCGATCCGAGTGAGGCCGCCCACGTCGGGGACAAGCTGCACACCGACGCCGTGGGCGCCCGTGACGCGGGTCTGGAGGGCGTGTGGCTCGACCGGACCGGCAGCGAGGTGAGCGCGCCCGAGGGCGTGCACGTCATCGGCGGCCTCGACGAGCTGCCGCAGCTGCTGGTCAGCGAGTTCGCCCGGATCGGCGTCCCCGCGCAGCGCTAG
- the leuC gene encoding 3-isopropylmalate dehydratase large subunit → MTTTRPRTLAEKVWEAHTVRRGEGAEPDLLYIDLHLVHEVTSPQAFDGLRLAGRKVRRPDLTIATEDHNVPTVDIELPIADPVSRTQVETLRKNCKEFGVRLHPMGDAEQGIVHVIGPQLGLTQPGMTVVCGDSHTSTHGAFGAMAFGIGTSEVEHVLATQTLPLKPFKTMAINVDGRLRPGVTAKDVILAVIAKIGTGGGQGYVLEYRGSAIEALSMEARMTICNMSIEAGARAGMIAPDETTFAYLKGRPHAPKGADWDAAVENWKSLRTDEGAEFDAEVHLDADSLTPFVTWGTNPGQGLPLGESVPDPEQIADENERFAAEKALSYMDLKPGTPLREIKVDTVFLGSCTNGRIEDLRAAAEVLQGRRVAEGVRMLVVPGSMRVRQAAEAEGLDKVFLDAGAEWRQAGCSMCLGMNPDQLAPGERSASTSNRNFEGRQGKGGRTHLVSPLVAAATAVRGTLSSPDDLN, encoded by the coding sequence ATGACCACCACGCGGCCACGGACCCTGGCCGAGAAGGTGTGGGAGGCGCACACCGTGCGCCGCGGTGAAGGAGCCGAGCCCGACCTGCTCTACATCGACCTGCACCTGGTGCACGAAGTCACCAGCCCGCAGGCCTTCGACGGCCTCCGCCTGGCGGGGCGCAAGGTGCGGCGCCCGGACCTGACCATCGCGACCGAGGACCACAACGTCCCGACCGTCGACATCGAACTCCCGATCGCCGACCCGGTGTCGCGCACCCAGGTCGAGACGCTTCGGAAGAACTGCAAGGAGTTCGGCGTCCGGCTGCACCCGATGGGCGACGCCGAGCAGGGCATCGTGCACGTCATCGGCCCGCAGCTGGGCCTGACCCAGCCCGGCATGACGGTCGTCTGCGGTGACAGCCACACCTCCACCCACGGCGCCTTCGGCGCGATGGCGTTCGGCATCGGCACCTCCGAGGTGGAGCACGTGCTGGCCACCCAGACCCTGCCGCTGAAGCCGTTCAAGACGATGGCGATCAACGTGGACGGCCGGCTCCGCCCGGGCGTCACCGCGAAGGACGTCATCCTCGCCGTCATCGCCAAGATCGGCACCGGCGGCGGGCAGGGCTACGTCCTGGAGTACCGGGGCAGCGCGATCGAGGCGCTGTCGATGGAAGCCCGCATGACGATCTGCAACATGTCGATCGAGGCGGGCGCCCGCGCCGGCATGATCGCGCCGGACGAGACCACGTTCGCCTACCTCAAGGGCCGCCCGCACGCCCCGAAGGGCGCCGACTGGGACGCCGCGGTGGAGAACTGGAAGTCGCTGCGCACCGACGAGGGCGCCGAGTTCGACGCCGAGGTCCACCTCGACGCCGACTCCCTCACCCCGTTCGTGACCTGGGGCACCAACCCCGGCCAGGGCCTGCCGCTGGGCGAGTCCGTGCCGGACCCCGAGCAGATCGCCGACGAGAACGAGCGCTTCGCGGCCGAGAAGGCCCTGTCCTATATGGACCTCAAGCCGGGCACCCCGCTGCGCGAGATCAAGGTCGACACCGTGTTCCTCGGTTCGTGCACCAACGGACGGATCGAGGACCTGCGGGCCGCCGCGGAGGTGCTGCAGGGCCGCAGGGTGGCCGAGGGGGTCCGGATGCTCGTGGTCCCCGGCTCGATGCGGGTGCGGCAGGCCGCCGAGGCCGAGGGGCTGGACAAGGTCTTCCTCGACGCCGGTGCCGAGTGGCGCCAGGCGGGCTGCTCGATGTGCCTGGGCATGAACCCGGACCAGCTGGCGCCCGGCGAGCGGAGCGCGTCGACCTCCAACCGCAACTTCGAGGGCCGGCAGGGCAAGGGTGGGCGCACCCACCTCGTCTCGCCGCTCGTCGCGGCCGCGACGGCCGTCCGCGGCACGCTGTCCAGCCCCGACGACCTGAACTGA
- a CDS encoding HU family DNA-binding protein has protein sequence MANKAQLIEALSERLGDKKVASQAVDNLVDIIIRTVQKGEKVNITGFGVFEKRARAARTARNPRTGETVKVKKTNVPAFRAGTTFKDVISGAKKLPKATAAKRTTTSTRSAAASTRSTGTTASRGTSSRATTAKATTTRPTATRSTTSRTRSAAATKAAPKTTAAKSTASKSSTAAKSTAAKKTTATKAAPKATAAKSTTAAKKTTATRKKK, from the coding sequence ATGGCCAACAAGGCCCAGCTGATCGAGGCGCTCTCCGAGCGTCTGGGCGACAAGAAGGTTGCTTCCCAGGCGGTCGACAACCTGGTGGACATCATCATTCGCACCGTGCAGAAGGGCGAGAAGGTCAACATCACCGGTTTCGGTGTGTTCGAGAAGCGCGCCCGCGCGGCCCGCACCGCTCGCAACCCGCGCACCGGTGAGACGGTCAAGGTGAAGAAGACCAACGTCCCGGCCTTCCGCGCCGGCACGACCTTCAAGGACGTCATCAGCGGTGCCAAGAAGCTGCCGAAGGCCACGGCGGCGAAGCGCACGACGACTTCGACCCGTAGCGCGGCTGCTTCGACCCGCAGCACCGGCACCACCGCTTCGCGCGGCACGTCCTCGCGGGCCACCACCGCGAAGGCCACCACCACCCGTCCCACCGCGACGCGCAGCACCACCAGCCGCACGCGTTCCGCGGCTGCCACCAAGGCGGCCCCGAAGACCACGGCGGCGAAGTCGACGGCTTCGAAGTCCAGCACGGCGGCGAAGTCCACCGCGGCGAAGAAGACGACCGCCACGAAGGCGGCGCCGAAGGCCACGGCGGCCAAGTCCACCACGGCGGCCAAGAAGACCACCGCGACCCGGAAGAAGAAGTAA
- the leuD gene encoding 3-isopropylmalate dehydratase small subunit, translating to MEPFKTHTGIGVPLRRSNVDTDQIIPAVYLKRVSRTGFEDGLFAAWRADESFILNQEPFKAGSVLVAGPDFGTGSSREHAVWALMNYGFRVVISSRFADIFRGNSGKQGLVAAQCEQSDVEQLWKILENDPGTEVTVDLEEKTVRAKDFQTTFSIDDYTRWRLLEGLDDIALTLRHAEAIDRFESQRPSWKPVTTPVTAG from the coding sequence ATGGAGCCGTTCAAGACGCACACCGGCATCGGAGTGCCCCTGCGCAGGTCCAACGTGGACACTGACCAGATCATCCCGGCCGTCTACCTGAAGCGGGTCAGCCGCACCGGTTTCGAGGACGGGCTGTTCGCGGCCTGGCGGGCCGACGAGAGCTTCATCCTCAACCAGGAGCCGTTCAAGGCCGGCAGCGTGCTGGTCGCCGGCCCGGACTTCGGTACCGGGTCTTCGCGCGAACACGCTGTCTGGGCATTGATGAACTACGGCTTCCGGGTCGTCATCTCCTCCCGCTTCGCCGACATCTTCCGCGGCAACTCCGGGAAGCAGGGTCTGGTCGCGGCCCAGTGCGAGCAGTCGGACGTCGAGCAGCTGTGGAAGATCCTCGAGAACGACCCCGGCACGGAGGTCACGGTCGACCTCGAGGAGAAGACCGTGCGGGCCAAGGACTTCCAGACGACCTTCTCGATCGACGACTACACCCGCTGGCGGCTGCTGGAGGGGCTCGATGACATCGCTCTCACCCTGCGACACGCCGAGGCGATCGACCGGTTCGAGTCGCAGCGTCCCAGCTGGAAGCCGGTGACCACCCCGGTGACCGCCGGGTAA
- a CDS encoding alpha-ketoglutarate-dependent dioxygenase AlkB, with amino-acid sequence MTAGLQGSLFGQAEECSLGSLAEARRTELGDGAWIDLRPGWLTGADLLFERLASDVPWHAERRRMYDRVVDVPRLLCFYGEDEPLPDPVLDEAREALSRHYAGELGEPFRTAGLCFYRDGRDSVAWHGDTIGRGSREDTMVAIVSVGAPRSLVLRPRGGGTTVRQLLGPGDLIVMGGSCQRTWEHAVPKTSKPVGPRISIQFRPRGVR; translated from the coding sequence ATGACCGCGGGGCTGCAGGGTTCGCTGTTCGGTCAGGCCGAGGAATGCTCGCTCGGATCCCTGGCCGAGGCGCGGCGGACGGAACTGGGCGACGGCGCGTGGATCGATCTGCGCCCGGGCTGGCTGACGGGCGCGGACCTGTTGTTCGAGCGCCTGGCGTCGGACGTGCCGTGGCACGCGGAGCGGCGCCGGATGTACGACAGGGTCGTCGACGTGCCCCGGCTGTTGTGCTTCTACGGCGAGGACGAGCCGCTGCCGGACCCGGTGCTGGACGAGGCGCGGGAGGCGTTGAGCCGGCACTACGCCGGCGAGCTGGGCGAGCCGTTCCGCACGGCCGGGCTGTGCTTCTACCGCGACGGCCGGGACAGCGTGGCGTGGCACGGTGACACGATCGGCCGCGGTTCACGCGAGGACACCATGGTGGCGATCGTGTCGGTCGGCGCGCCGCGGAGCCTGGTGCTGCGCCCGCGCGGCGGCGGGACCACCGTGCGGCAACTGCTGGGCCCCGGGGATCTGATCGTGATGGGCGGCTCGTGCCAGCGCACGTGGGAGCACGCGGTGCCGAAGACGAGCAAACCGGTCGGGCCGCGGATCAGCATCCAGTTCCGGCCGCGCGGGGTGCGTTGA
- a CDS encoding GNAT family N-acetyltransferase, translating to MAEVTLQVAHTADLGARALAAARDLLYDVFEGDITEHDWEHALGGVHALLWEGGEPVAHGSVVQRRLLCDGRAWRAGYVEAVGVRADRRRRGYGAAVMEPLERVVHEAYEFGALAATDEAIPFYRGRGWACWRGPLSALTPSGLRATPEEAGGVLVLGLPYGLTPDAELTCDWRDGDVW from the coding sequence ATGGCCGAGGTCACCCTGCAGGTCGCCCACACCGCCGATCTCGGCGCCCGGGCCCTCGCCGCGGCCCGCGACCTGTTGTACGACGTTTTCGAAGGCGACATCACCGAGCACGACTGGGAGCACGCCCTCGGCGGCGTGCACGCCCTGCTGTGGGAGGGCGGAGAACCGGTCGCCCACGGGTCGGTGGTGCAGCGGAGGCTGCTCTGTGACGGGCGGGCGTGGCGAGCCGGATACGTGGAGGCAGTCGGGGTACGGGCGGACCGCCGTCGGCGCGGCTACGGGGCCGCGGTGATGGAGCCGCTGGAGCGCGTTGTCCATGAGGCCTACGAGTTCGGTGCGCTCGCTGCGACGGACGAGGCGATCCCGTTCTACCGCGGGCGCGGCTGGGCGTGCTGGCGCGGTCCGCTGTCGGCGCTCACGCCGTCCGGGCTCCGGGCGACGCCGGAGGAGGCCGGCGGGGTCCTCGTCCTCGGGCTGCCCTACGGGCTGACGCCCGACGCCGAGCTGACGTGCGATTGGCGCGACGGCGACGTCTGGTGA